The following are encoded together in the Mycteria americana isolate JAX WOST 10 ecotype Jacksonville Zoo and Gardens chromosome 2, USCA_MyAme_1.0, whole genome shotgun sequence genome:
- the COX6C gene encoding cytochrome c oxidase subunit 6C, which produces MSSALLPKPQMRRLLARRMKFHLFGAFFVSVGCAALYKFGIADPRKRAYAEFYKNYDPMKDFEAMRAAGVFESAPPK; this is translated from the exons ATGTCGTCTGCACTATTGCCTAAGCCACAGATGCGGCGCCTTTTGGCCAGGCGGATGAAGTTTCACCTATTTGGGGCATTTTTTGTATCTGTGGGATGTGCGGCTTTATACAAG TTTGGAATTGCTGATCCCAGAAAACGAGCTTATGCAGAGTTCTATAAAAACTATGATCCCATGAAGGACTTTGAAGCCATGAGAGCAGCTGGTGTGTTTGAGTCTGCACCTCCCAAATGA